Proteins from a single region of Dyadobacter fanqingshengii:
- a CDS encoding 2TM domain-containing protein produces the protein MIHQTNWVHAPINSKKRFKIHLLVFLLATPAIWLWWQLTGSTSPWHLWAIAAWTKVLQVHFLRAIVSKLESYQKLKLWISSKIHPAA, from the coding sequence ATGATACATCAGACCAATTGGGTACATGCACCCATCAATTCAAAAAAGCGTTTCAAAATCCACTTACTTGTTTTCCTTCTCGCTACTCCGGCTATCTGGCTTTGGTGGCAACTTACCGGCAGCACTTCCCCATGGCATTTATGGGCAATCGCAGCTTGGACAAAGGTTTTACAGGTCCACTTCCTGCGGGCAATTGTATCCAAATTAGAAAGCTATCAAAAGCTAAAATTATGGATCAGCAGCAAAATACATCCGGCCGCATGA
- a CDS encoding alkene reductase, with translation MTTNIFEPARIGSLQLKNRIAMAPMTRARNANGIPNDSNALYYAQRSGAGLIITEGTAISDTAKGVLYIPGLYTQEQVEGWKKVTNAVHENGSAIFTQLWHVGRVSHTSNQPGGIAPVGPSDIQASSSFSWGYDENGNEGFVISSKPRALLTDEVKQVVRDFANAAKNAMKAGFDGVELHGANGYLIEQFLNPFVNNRIDEYGGSIENRSRFLLEAVDASIEAIGKDKVGIRLTPYGGLGDLPHYDEIEATYQYLAKELAKRDNVYVHIMDQQSKGSHALPEGFIERFRSWYEGVIILAGSMDRKKSEQLINAGTIDIAGFGEPFIANPDLVDRLQNNWELTPPDRSLHYGLGNHGYTDWETYQQGVLV, from the coding sequence ATGACAACCAATATTTTTGAACCTGCAAGGATCGGTTCGCTTCAATTAAAAAACCGCATTGCTATGGCTCCGATGACCAGGGCAAGAAATGCGAACGGCATTCCTAATGATAGCAATGCGTTATATTATGCGCAACGTTCAGGCGCAGGACTGATCATAACCGAGGGAACGGCGATTTCGGATACGGCGAAAGGCGTGCTGTACATTCCCGGATTATATACACAGGAACAAGTAGAAGGCTGGAAAAAAGTGACCAACGCGGTACATGAAAATGGCAGTGCGATATTTACGCAACTCTGGCATGTAGGAAGGGTTTCACATACCTCCAATCAGCCTGGCGGAATAGCACCGGTGGGTCCTTCGGATATTCAGGCGTCCAGCTCTTTTTCCTGGGGATATGATGAAAACGGGAATGAAGGTTTTGTCATTTCTTCAAAACCACGGGCGCTTTTAACCGATGAGGTGAAACAGGTTGTGCGAGATTTTGCTAATGCTGCAAAAAATGCGATGAAAGCCGGTTTTGACGGTGTAGAGCTGCACGGTGCCAACGGTTATCTGATCGAACAGTTCCTCAATCCCTTTGTCAACAATCGCATCGACGAATACGGCGGAAGTATTGAAAACCGGTCAAGGTTCTTACTGGAAGCGGTTGATGCAAGCATTGAGGCTATCGGTAAAGACAAAGTGGGCATCAGGCTTACGCCTTATGGTGGCCTGGGCGATCTGCCGCATTATGACGAGATAGAGGCTACCTACCAATATCTTGCAAAAGAATTAGCAAAAAGGGACAACGTTTACGTACACATTATGGATCAGCAATCCAAAGGAAGCCACGCATTGCCGGAAGGTTTTATTGAGCGTTTTCGCTCCTGGTATGAGGGTGTGATTATTCTTGCAGGCAGTATGGACCGTAAAAAATCTGAGCAACTGATCAATGCAGGAACGATTGATATCGCCGGATTCGGAGAGCCGTTTATAGCCAATCCGGATTTGGTTGACCGTTTGCAAAACAATTGGGAACTGACCCCGCCGGATCGTAGCCTGCACTACGGCCTAGGTAACCATGGCTACACGGACTGGGAAACATATCAGCAAGGTGTCTTGGTCTAA
- a CDS encoding peroxiredoxin family protein — protein MAQVSSGVSESPKQAITYLLPDGKVFPSEKLDSLSKAWGGVSFSHNAEDDAKGIVHLVRITEEMKRQFEEANTRREQAKASMLNKPAPDFKLKDLQGNLWNLQELRSKIVVLNFWFTSCAPCVQEMPELNELVKAYEGKDVVFLALTFNSAGQVRTFQKKRNFNYTLLPNSGEVDKKYQVGSWPTSMVIDQAGDIKMTMNSSPKVREEIASAINSLM, from the coding sequence ATGGCACAGGTATCATCCGGTGTGAGCGAGTCGCCCAAACAAGCCATCACCTATTTATTGCCTGATGGTAAAGTGTTCCCCAGTGAAAAACTGGACAGTTTAAGCAAAGCCTGGGGCGGGGTTTCGTTTTCACATAACGCGGAGGATGATGCGAAGGGCATTGTTCACCTTGTCAGGATAACCGAAGAAATGAAGCGACAGTTTGAAGAAGCAAATACCCGAAGAGAGCAGGCCAAAGCATCTATGCTGAATAAACCGGCGCCTGACTTTAAATTGAAAGATCTTCAAGGAAATCTCTGGAATTTACAGGAGTTGCGTAGTAAAATCGTGGTACTCAACTTCTGGTTCACATCCTGTGCCCCATGTGTCCAGGAAATGCCGGAATTAAATGAATTGGTTAAAGCTTATGAGGGCAAAGATGTCGTCTTTCTGGCTTTGACTTTTAACAGTGCGGGCCAGGTCAGAACATTTCAAAAGAAACGCAACTTCAATTATACATTGTTGCCTAATTCGGGAGAGGTCGATAAAAAGTACCAAGTCGGCTCATGGCCAACCAGCATGGTAATTGACCAGGCTGGTGATATAAAAATGACCATGAATTCGAGTCCGAAAGTGCGGGAAGAGATAGCATCTGCTATCAATTCGCTGATGTAA
- a CDS encoding aldo/keto reductase: MEYRKLGDSDLNLSVITYGSFAIGGTMWGGTEKKEAQEAVRASLDHGVTTLDTAPFYGFGLSEKLIGETIGGMDRSKIQILTKFGMVWDGSNNGKGDFMFDIENEGKIYPIYKFASKANVIKEAEESLKRLGTDYIDLLQLHWFDSTTPVDETMEALQLLIDQGKIRAAGVSNYNNEQMLEAQKSIRLASNQLPYSMLKREIESEVIPAAIKNNVGIIAYSPLERGLLTGKFFKGDTLKSSDHRNGYFAQFDLEKVKSLLERIEPIAQDKGVSLSQLVLRWTTLQPGITAVLAGATNKEQAISNAQATQISLSKKELNFIDDQLAN; this comes from the coding sequence ATGGAATATAGAAAATTGGGGGATTCTGATCTTAACTTATCAGTAATTACCTACGGCAGCTTTGCCATCGGAGGCACGATGTGGGGCGGAACAGAGAAAAAAGAAGCACAGGAGGCGGTCAGGGCTTCGCTTGACCACGGCGTTACCACGCTGGATACGGCGCCATTTTATGGGTTTGGCCTCAGTGAGAAACTGATCGGTGAAACGATCGGAGGAATGGACCGTTCGAAGATTCAGATACTGACAAAATTCGGGATGGTCTGGGATGGCAGCAACAACGGGAAAGGGGATTTTATGTTTGATATTGAAAATGAAGGTAAAATTTATCCTATCTACAAATTCGCCTCAAAAGCCAATGTGATCAAGGAAGCCGAAGAGAGCTTAAAACGATTGGGGACAGACTATATCGATTTGTTACAACTTCATTGGTTTGATTCCACCACACCAGTTGATGAAACGATGGAAGCATTGCAGCTACTGATCGATCAGGGTAAAATCCGGGCAGCGGGGGTCAGCAACTATAATAATGAACAGATGCTGGAAGCTCAGAAAAGTATCCGTCTGGCGTCCAATCAGCTGCCTTACAGCATGCTGAAAAGGGAAATTGAATCGGAAGTGATCCCAGCTGCCATCAAAAACAATGTTGGCATTATCGCTTATAGTCCGCTGGAAAGGGGTTTACTGACCGGTAAATTCTTTAAAGGCGATACCTTGAAATCCAGCGACCATCGCAACGGTTATTTCGCTCAATTCGACCTCGAAAAAGTAAAATCCTTGTTAGAACGAATTGAGCCGATTGCGCAGGACAAAGGAGTCTCGCTTTCACAATTGGTGCTGAGATGGACAACCCTTCAGCCCGGTATCACAGCGGTACTGGCGGGAGCGACGAATAAAGAACAGGCGATCAGCAACGCTCAGGCTACCCAGATCAGCCTTAGCAAAAAAGAGCTCAACTTCATTGATGACCAGCTTGCCAATTAA
- a CDS encoding DJ-1/PfpI/YhbO family deglycase/protease: MKTVNQIVLAGVISTLALLNANAQVKVSAGQIKSNELEVLNQLASHTEVVNMPVSQLLNAPGNEALRAFFFTPVKDKSALKGTKIAVIAADGFEEIELLGPVWYFRELGAQVEIVAPKYNPAPARYGLIQPEMAKTHIMAIQYLQPVGWVKVDRTADQVKVNDYDAVFIPGGAWNPDNLRYDKDVIRFIQDFNKSGKLIAAICHAPVVLASADILKGKKLTGYWNIQVDLKNAGGIVEDTPVVTDGNLITSRHPIDVADFSRAVEQWLVKR, translated from the coding sequence ATGAAAACGGTTAATCAAATTGTACTGGCAGGTGTCATCAGCACGCTTGCTCTGTTGAACGCAAATGCCCAGGTCAAAGTAAGTGCCGGGCAAATTAAATCCAATGAACTGGAAGTATTGAATCAATTGGCATCCCACACGGAAGTTGTCAACATGCCGGTATCGCAGCTACTCAATGCACCTGGAAACGAAGCACTCAGGGCGTTCTTTTTTACCCCGGTAAAGGACAAGTCGGCTTTGAAGGGCACAAAGATCGCCGTCATTGCGGCAGATGGTTTTGAGGAAATCGAATTACTCGGGCCGGTGTGGTACTTCCGGGAACTGGGTGCCCAGGTCGAAATCGTTGCTCCCAAATATAACCCGGCGCCTGCAAGGTATGGCCTTATCCAACCAGAAATGGCCAAAACACATATCATGGCGATACAATACCTGCAACCTGTGGGTTGGGTAAAAGTGGATCGCACAGCCGATCAGGTCAAAGTAAATGACTACGATGCGGTATTCATTCCCGGTGGCGCCTGGAACCCGGATAATCTTCGCTATGACAAGGACGTGATCCGTTTTATTCAGGATTTCAACAAATCAGGAAAGCTGATTGCTGCCATTTGTCACGCTCCGGTTGTGCTGGCATCCGCAGATATTCTGAAAGGGAAGAAACTTACCGGCTACTGGAATATCCAGGTCGACCTGAAAAACGCAGGCGGAATCGTAGAGGACACACCGGTAGTTACAGATGGTAACCTGATCACCAGTAGGCACCCGATTGATGTGGCCGATTTTTCGAGAGCAGTGGAACAATGGTTGGTAAAACGTTGA
- a CDS encoding antibiotic biosynthesis monooxygenase, whose product MKTTGIFSITKMPVVLSIAMFFCMINMGLVAQDLKGATVAESIAKQSETVARLTRYEVKRQHRAAFRKMAKKYVSHSLRQKGNILSEAYYEEENPSVMWIVERWENRNKFEENSKRPPFRIIESMSGKVLVQPAKVIYAKDLEPLSKRQWRTVARKNDKPITIMLFVDARAGTEDNFKKVYHTAMPQFRSEPGVVTYQLSQLEEDSTQFVTYEKFRGEDAFQYHLKFPPIQPVIDYLETSIKKQPFQTGIHRLIEFAPGTRE is encoded by the coding sequence ATGAAAACAACAGGAATATTTTCAATCACAAAAATGCCCGTCGTGCTCAGTATAGCCATGTTCTTTTGCATGATCAATATGGGTCTCGTAGCGCAGGATTTGAAGGGCGCGACAGTAGCAGAATCTATTGCGAAGCAGTCTGAAACAGTGGCGAGATTAACCCGATATGAAGTGAAACGGCAACATCGGGCTGCATTCCGCAAAATGGCAAAAAAGTACGTTAGTCATTCCCTGCGTCAGAAAGGCAATATTTTATCTGAGGCATACTATGAGGAGGAAAATCCCTCCGTAATGTGGATCGTCGAAAGGTGGGAAAATCGGAATAAATTCGAGGAAAACAGCAAAAGGCCACCGTTCAGAATAATAGAATCAATGTCGGGAAAAGTGCTGGTCCAACCTGCAAAAGTCATCTATGCGAAAGACCTGGAACCGCTTTCCAAACGGCAATGGCGCACTGTTGCGAGGAAGAATGACAAGCCGATCACCATTATGCTTTTTGTGGATGCCAGAGCAGGGACGGAGGACAACTTTAAGAAAGTGTATCATACCGCCATGCCGCAATTCCGAAGTGAACCGGGCGTCGTTACCTATCAGCTTTCCCAGCTTGAAGAAGACAGCACTCAATTTGTGACGTATGAAAAATTCAGGGGTGAAGATGCTTTTCAATACCATTTGAAATTCCCTCCTATACAGCCGGTGATTGACTATTTGGAAACCAGTATCAAAAAACAACCCTTCCAAACCGGCATTCACAGACTGATCGAATTTGCACCTGGTACCCGGGAATAA
- a CDS encoding alpha/beta fold hydrolase — translation MKKTVLSLLSAAFAVSAIASCSTDDDNVIANPNTYVLVHGAWQAPYVWDAVKSDLTSKGNKVVVVELPAHGADKTPAHQVSLDVYSDKVIEAISKVNGKVILVGHSMGGMVVTSVAEKIPQKISRLVYIGAFVPTSGQSLGELSMGDPDSKLGPQLSQSDDKLTLDVKRDQLTYLFINDGSQGAKDQVLANYRAEPAIPFGNKVTLTNANFGSVEKVYIKTLQDIVITPGFQDKMIAAAGIKKVYQVNTSHSPFLAQPRAVSDLLLQIGQETGVKQ, via the coding sequence ATGAAAAAAACAGTTTTATCGCTGCTATCCGCAGCGTTCGCAGTATCTGCTATTGCATCATGTTCTACTGATGACGACAATGTGATTGCCAATCCAAACACCTACGTGCTAGTACACGGCGCATGGCAAGCCCCTTACGTATGGGACGCTGTAAAGTCGGACCTGACCAGCAAAGGCAACAAAGTAGTGGTCGTGGAGCTTCCCGCCCACGGTGCAGACAAAACCCCGGCGCACCAAGTTTCATTGGATGTTTACAGTGATAAAGTGATTGAAGCAATCTCGAAAGTAAATGGCAAAGTGATCCTTGTAGGGCATAGCATGGGCGGAATGGTCGTAACCAGTGTCGCCGAGAAGATTCCCCAGAAAATCAGCAGGCTGGTATATATAGGCGCATTTGTACCTACCTCCGGACAAAGCCTCGGTGAACTTTCGATGGGTGACCCAGATTCGAAACTTGGACCTCAGCTGTCACAATCCGACGACAAACTAACGCTCGATGTTAAACGCGATCAACTGACTTACCTTTTCATTAATGATGGCAGCCAAGGCGCAAAAGATCAGGTTCTTGCGAACTATCGGGCAGAGCCGGCGATTCCATTCGGCAATAAGGTCACCCTTACCAATGCAAATTTCGGTTCAGTAGAAAAGGTATATATCAAAACCCTGCAGGACATCGTGATAACCCCGGGATTTCAGGACAAAATGATTGCCGCAGCGGGCATTAAGAAAGTTTATCAGGTCAACACAAGCCATTCTCCTTTTCTGGCTCAGCCACGTGCAGTATCTGATCTTTTACTCCAAATCGGACAGGAAACGGGTGTTAAACAATAG
- a CDS encoding cupin domain-containing protein, whose protein sequence is MNANFIVPACLFWLLFKPVNAEAQQVKHLVIEGMEAKAISDGITLRSESGSSGTFGYFVMKKGASVPVHSHPNEQYSFILKGSVKASIGDTVMIIKAGETVVIPSNVPHSFTSLEEGTIDLDFFAPRREDWINGTADYFKK, encoded by the coding sequence ATGAATGCGAATTTTATAGTACCAGCTTGTCTGTTTTGGCTTTTATTCAAACCGGTAAATGCAGAGGCCCAGCAAGTGAAGCACCTAGTTATTGAAGGTATGGAAGCAAAAGCAATTTCGGATGGGATTACACTACGGTCCGAGTCCGGGTCCAGTGGCACGTTTGGTTATTTCGTCATGAAAAAGGGCGCATCAGTCCCTGTTCATAGTCATCCAAATGAGCAGTACTCCTTTATATTGAAAGGCAGCGTAAAAGCTTCTATCGGCGATACGGTCATGATTATTAAAGCCGGTGAAACTGTGGTCATTCCGTCAAATGTTCCTCATAGTTTTACAAGTCTGGAAGAAGGGACCATTGACCTCGATTTCTTTGCACCCCGTCGGGAAGATTGGATCAATGGCACAGCCGACTATTTTAAGAAATAG
- a CDS encoding NAD(P)H-binding protein, translating into MKALIIGATGATGMDLVQVLLQDSEYREVVAFVRRSTGIIHPKFSELVVDFEKIEEVSDSIKGDVWFSCLGTTLKAAGSKEKHWHIDYEIPVKFAHIAKRNGISRVVLLSSYGAFSKSNVSYLRIKGQLEEQIASLAFDQYITFKPGFLLRKDTDRLGERLIAGPLNFLSGLGLFKKYRPISTTTLAGKMAKAPKALAHGVHIVELDEIFEF; encoded by the coding sequence ATGAAAGCGTTGATCATTGGAGCAACAGGGGCCACTGGTATGGATCTCGTACAAGTGTTATTGCAGGATTCGGAGTATAGAGAAGTTGTCGCATTCGTACGTCGTTCCACCGGTATTATACATCCCAAGTTTTCAGAGCTCGTAGTTGATTTTGAAAAAATAGAAGAGGTATCTGATTCTATCAAAGGAGATGTATGGTTCTCGTGTCTTGGAACCACCCTAAAAGCAGCTGGCTCCAAGGAGAAACATTGGCATATCGATTATGAAATCCCGGTTAAGTTCGCGCACATTGCTAAAAGAAACGGAATTTCCAGGGTTGTATTGCTTTCTTCTTATGGTGCTTTTTCTAAAAGCAATGTGTCATATTTGAGAATCAAAGGTCAATTGGAAGAGCAAATTGCCAGTCTTGCATTTGATCAGTATATCACTTTCAAGCCCGGGTTCTTGTTGCGGAAAGATACCGATCGGCTGGGAGAACGCCTCATTGCCGGCCCATTGAATTTTCTGAGCGGCTTGGGTTTGTTCAAGAAATATCGGCCTATATCGACGACAACGCTCGCCGGAAAAATGGCTAAGGCACCCAAGGCACTCGCACATGGAGTACATATCGTTGAGCTGGATGAAATCTTTGAATTTTAG
- a CDS encoding Crp/Fnr family transcriptional regulator encodes MDKLRKHIEEITPVSDDEFEYVKTFLTRKRVRKHQYLIQIGDKVTCDYWITKGIFRAFYVDTAGKEHILQFAPENSWLSDYNAFFNQTESKMNIVCMEDAEVLCLTILAKEKLASELHKMEHFFRMKVTRGYTVQQHRIISLLSNNPRQRYEEFESLYPNIVKKVPKKYIAEYLGISRETLSRLYPMSHRHAAI; translated from the coding sequence ATGGATAAACTACGAAAACATATAGAAGAAATTACGCCGGTGAGTGACGATGAGTTTGAATACGTCAAGACGTTTCTCACCAGAAAAAGAGTTAGGAAACATCAATACCTGATTCAGATCGGGGATAAAGTAACCTGTGATTACTGGATCACCAAAGGTATTTTCAGGGCTTTTTATGTTGACACAGCAGGAAAGGAGCACATCCTGCAATTCGCCCCTGAAAACTCGTGGCTCTCGGATTACAATGCCTTTTTTAACCAAACGGAATCGAAAATGAACATTGTTTGCATGGAAGATGCGGAAGTGCTTTGCCTTACCATTTTAGCAAAGGAAAAACTGGCTTCCGAACTTCACAAAATGGAGCACTTTTTTAGAATGAAGGTGACCAGAGGATATACAGTCCAGCAGCATCGGATTATCTCTTTACTTTCTAATAACCCCCGGCAACGCTATGAAGAATTTGAAAGCCTGTATCCTAATATTGTAAAAAAAGTCCCTAAAAAATACATCGCGGAATATCTTGGTATCAGCCGTGAAACGCTAAGCAGACTTTACCCGATGAGTCATCGGCACGCAGCAATTTAA
- a CDS encoding putative quinol monooxygenase: MRKNPIILFAKWQVKKGHLDSVLNLLTEVSQKSENEAGNLFYDLYQSHNNPDMLIFCEGYADDASLASHQKSEHFQRIVIDEIAPMLEEVEVILTAPVQLDI, from the coding sequence ATGAGAAAGAACCCAATCATCCTATTCGCCAAATGGCAAGTAAAAAAAGGCCATTTAGATTCCGTGCTTAATTTGCTGACAGAAGTTTCTCAAAAAAGTGAAAACGAAGCCGGAAACCTGTTTTACGACTTATACCAAAGTCATAATAATCCAGACATGCTGATCTTCTGCGAAGGCTATGCCGACGATGCATCTCTTGCCAGCCACCAGAAGTCAGAGCATTTTCAGCGTATCGTGATCGACGAAATTGCTCCCATGTTGGAGGAAGTGGAGGTTATCCTGACCGCACCGGTTCAATTGGACATTTGA
- a CDS encoding histidine kinase dimerization/phosphoacceptor domain -containing protein produces the protein MTIKTILLLSIFFFLITCAVAQPTNEKVGITREPLYHLYPYLKQLKMVKDDTLKVNLLLRVGAIYFRNESPGSIDSALAFARSAISLSKSLGYGKGYNNATYLVFVSHLKKKDYAAAKRMFNDVYGEMKVCLIATFAESHLDNRDAKPEELRKAYPYLKTADSLSTQLKSRQWMTEVSIAGGKYHFRLGEMTLGTKCFYRVIQHYQQIDDKAGLAHWWDELGRNLPDSDSTYALAIYSYSQAIKLYKEIGDFKTAGDCESYIAYVHSHHSRPDLTERFYLTALKTFESSHITKRLPGAYHNLSEFYKKQGNMDKALRYALLDLKASNVMGDSTQIDRSYVAAGSLYYSLGDLKSSIKYFKLSLSKAYADADVYTTLRYLTDAQIRLGNAEEALQFLRSFLKSKHVPKLAQSRQQVAAMFGDCFAALQDFRLAERYYLEMIRLNGEVEYSEKYATKKSWTPAGAEAFLTIGRFYVERAEFGQADRYIKNALASNRLTPEFEIESRLLLFKVDSAAGNYLASIGHYQRYVFLKDSIAKSTKDIEFSILKANFRTAQKEKDFKILQKEATLQKQKLELSARTEKFTYAGLVALLCLLGLLYNRYRLKQNKNLQLEEQQKTINIKNSSLIRLVNEKEWLLREVHHRVKNNLQIVISLLNSQSAYLKEDVAVNAILESRHRIQAMSMLHQRIYQSQNMSGIAMPSYVHELVHYLDDSFNLGKRIIFNVSVEDIQLDLVQAVPVGLILNEGITNALKYAFPDQREGEIKVSLEKTPEESLLLSIADDGIGFQQDFNIGEIKSFGLKLIKGLTEDLEGDFTIKGTPGTTLLIEFDYKLFMGSHQEALQEIAI, from the coding sequence ATGACCATCAAAACAATACTGCTACTCAGCATTTTTTTCTTCCTGATTACTTGCGCTGTAGCCCAACCAACAAATGAGAAGGTCGGTATAACGCGGGAACCACTCTATCATCTTTACCCTTATCTGAAACAGCTCAAGATGGTAAAGGATGATACATTAAAAGTCAATTTACTTTTAAGGGTAGGTGCCATATATTTTAGAAACGAGTCCCCGGGCTCCATTGACAGTGCCCTTGCATTCGCTCGTTCGGCAATAAGTCTCAGTAAATCGCTAGGATATGGGAAGGGATATAACAATGCGACATACCTGGTCTTTGTATCTCATTTGAAAAAGAAAGACTATGCCGCTGCTAAACGAATGTTTAATGACGTATACGGGGAAATGAAAGTTTGCTTAATTGCGACTTTCGCCGAATCCCATCTGGATAACAGGGATGCTAAACCGGAAGAATTGCGTAAGGCATACCCATACCTGAAAACGGCAGACAGTCTTAGTACGCAGCTTAAGTCAAGGCAATGGATGACTGAGGTTTCCATTGCCGGAGGTAAGTATCATTTTCGTTTAGGAGAGATGACCCTGGGAACGAAATGCTTTTATCGTGTGATTCAACACTATCAACAAATTGACGACAAAGCCGGATTGGCACATTGGTGGGATGAACTGGGCCGGAACCTACCTGACTCGGATAGTACTTATGCACTGGCAATTTATAGTTACAGTCAGGCGATTAAACTCTACAAAGAAATTGGGGACTTCAAAACGGCGGGAGACTGCGAGTCATATATTGCATACGTTCATTCTCACCATAGCAGACCTGACCTCACTGAACGATTTTATCTTACTGCGCTGAAAACCTTTGAGTCTTCTCACATCACAAAACGATTGCCCGGGGCTTATCATAATCTTTCCGAATTTTATAAGAAACAGGGCAATATGGACAAAGCGCTTCGATATGCTTTGCTGGATCTTAAAGCTTCGAATGTGATGGGAGACAGCACTCAGATAGATCGCTCTTACGTAGCGGCTGGTAGCTTGTACTACAGTCTGGGCGACCTAAAATCCAGCATTAAGTATTTTAAGCTTTCTTTATCAAAAGCGTATGCTGACGCAGATGTATATACAACGCTGAGATATTTGACTGATGCTCAAATCAGGCTTGGTAATGCCGAAGAGGCGCTCCAATTTCTTCGGTCCTTTCTGAAAAGCAAGCATGTCCCGAAGTTAGCACAAAGCAGGCAGCAGGTGGCAGCGATGTTTGGAGATTGCTTTGCCGCCTTACAGGATTTTAGGTTGGCTGAAAGATATTACCTCGAAATGATCAGGCTTAATGGTGAAGTCGAGTATTCTGAAAAGTATGCCACAAAAAAAAGTTGGACACCTGCAGGTGCCGAAGCCTTTTTAACGATCGGGAGATTCTATGTTGAAAGAGCTGAGTTCGGTCAGGCAGATCGTTATATCAAGAACGCGCTGGCCTCAAACCGTTTAACCCCTGAATTTGAGATTGAGAGTAGGTTGCTCCTATTTAAAGTCGATTCTGCCGCCGGTAATTACCTTGCATCGATCGGCCATTACCAGCGCTATGTATTTCTCAAAGACTCCATCGCCAAAAGTACAAAGGACATAGAATTTTCTATTTTAAAGGCCAATTTCAGAACTGCCCAAAAGGAGAAGGATTTCAAAATCCTGCAAAAAGAGGCAACACTGCAAAAGCAAAAATTGGAGTTATCGGCACGTACCGAAAAATTCACCTACGCCGGACTTGTTGCGCTGCTATGTCTGTTGGGGCTATTGTATAACCGTTATAGGCTCAAGCAAAATAAGAACCTGCAACTGGAAGAGCAGCAGAAAACAATCAACATTAAAAATTCCTCCCTCATTCGGTTGGTCAATGAAAAAGAATGGCTGCTCAGAGAGGTACACCACCGCGTTAAAAATAACCTGCAGATTGTCATCAGCCTTTTGAACTCCCAATCCGCTTATCTTAAAGAAGATGTGGCGGTGAACGCCATTTTGGAAAGCCGCCACCGGATCCAGGCGATGTCTATGCTGCATCAAAGGATTTATCAATCCCAGAATATGAGCGGTATTGCGATGCCCAGTTATGTTCATGAACTGGTACACTACCTGGATGACAGCTTTAACCTGGGCAAGCGCATTATTTTCAATGTGAGCGTCGAGGATATTCAATTGGATCTGGTGCAGGCGGTGCCGGTCGGTTTGATCTTAAATGAAGGCATTACCAATGCACTTAAATACGCTTTCCCCGATCAGCGGGAAGGAGAAATTAAAGTCAGTTTAGAAAAGACACCGGAGGAAAGCCTGCTGCTCTCAATTGCTGATGACGGAATTGGGTTCCAGCAGGATTTTAATATAGGCGAAATCAAGTCCTTTGGTCTGAAACTGATAAAAGGTCTTACGGAAGATCTGGAAGGGGATTTTACCATTAAGGGGACCCCTGGAACAACGCTGCTGATCGAATTTGACTATAAACTGTTCATGGGGTCGCACCAGGAAGCGTTGCAGGAAATAGCCATTTAG